From the Brevibacillus choshinensis genome, one window contains:
- a CDS encoding CD3324 family protein, with the protein MSYKRAIHILPNDLLEMVQEYVDGEFIYIPRKSGNKKEWGSNTSTRIELQQRNMQIYEDYLAGNSPQELSDKYFLSLKSMQRIIREQRNIN; encoded by the coding sequence ATGAGCTATAAGAGAGCTATTCATATACTCCCTAATGACTTGCTTGAGATGGTTCAAGAGTATGTAGATGGTGAGTTTATCTATATACCTAGAAAATCAGGCAATAAAAAAGAATGGGGGTCAAATACATCCACCCGCATAGAATTACAGCAGCGAAATATGCAGATTTATGAAGATTATTTGGCGGGGAATAGTCCACAAGAATTATCCGATAAATATTTTTTGTCTTTGAAAAGTATGCAAAGGATAATACGAGAACAAAGAAACATTAATTAA
- a CDS encoding DUF1062 domain-containing protein → MQIVKWDIQYLSPPPAIKYCKKCGKKTEHVCSGLFRVNAQRKYLDIWLIYKCSVCDSTWNMTIYSRINPQSIASEILEGFHSNNGELVKKYAMDTELIHKNGAEVGLPKYKILGSAIDFTIPTELHIKSPYPSRLKVSALLRETLNLSQKAFEQMITNESIRSTMGLDLKKCRVQTEVVLIIDN, encoded by the coding sequence ATGCAAATAGTAAAATGGGATATACAGTATCTATCCCCACCACCTGCAATAAAGTATTGTAAGAAATGTGGTAAAAAAACAGAGCATGTGTGCTCTGGATTGTTTCGGGTAAACGCTCAACGAAAGTATTTAGATATATGGTTAATCTATAAATGTTCAGTTTGCGATTCAACATGGAATATGACTATCTACTCCCGTATCAATCCCCAAAGTATTGCCTCTGAAATATTAGAGGGGTTCCATAGCAATAACGGAGAGCTTGTTAAGAAATATGCTATGGATACGGAGCTAATACACAAAAATGGAGCTGAAGTTGGCCTTCCAAAGTATAAAATACTAGGGTCCGCTATTGATTTTACCATTCCTACTGAATTACATATAAAAAGCCCCTATCCATCTCGGCTTAAAGTATCTGCTTTGTTACGGGAAACATTGAATTTATCTCAAAAGGCTTTTGAACAAATGATAACCAACGAGTCAATCCGAAGCACTATGGGGCTTGACTTAAAAAAATGCAGAGTACAAACAGAAGTTGTATTGATAATTGATAACTAG
- a CDS encoding SET domain-containing protein, whose amino-acid sequence MLRIDYINGKGRGVIAAKDFIKGELIERSPLIVIPYHELMYILKTILINYIFSWESNQSAIALGYGSLYNHSYHPNATYFTRIEDMCIDFQALENIQEGQEITIDYGWHPNGL is encoded by the coding sequence ATGCTCAGGATAGACTACATTAATGGAAAGGGAAGGGGAGTGATTGCCGCAAAGGATTTTATAAAGGGGGAACTCATTGAACGTTCTCCGCTTATCGTGATTCCATATCATGAATTAATGTACATTTTAAAAACTATCTTAATCAATTACATTTTCAGCTGGGAAAGCAACCAGTCAGCGATTGCATTGGGGTACGGCTCCTTATATAACCATTCCTATCATCCAAATGCTACTTATTTCACAAGGATAGAAGACATGTGCATCGATTTTCAGGCATTAGAAAATATTCAAGAAGGTCAAGAGATTACGATAGATTATGGATGGCACCCAAATGGCTTATGA
- a CDS encoding TetR/AcrR family transcriptional regulator translates to MPKVGMEPKRRADVINATLACISTHGIDGMTLDKVAEYADCSKGVVTYYFKNKDNLTIEAFKSFMAYYGLKIESEIDPIMKAREMIDVTLKHILPPYRDDTEQRINVSLVDGIEKMVIPLEDQARLFLQFFSKAVLDPNLQEVVSKSYLADLEGIAKIFDYGKRTGQMSVEDSQSAAYGLLAMVVGLSFFRVANIPPRNVDDNRYICEDYVSRFTNS, encoded by the coding sequence ATGCCCAAAGTAGGAATGGAACCAAAGCGCCGAGCTGATGTCATAAACGCCACGTTAGCCTGTATTAGCACTCATGGGATTGATGGCATGACGCTGGATAAGGTTGCGGAGTATGCGGACTGCTCCAAGGGAGTTGTCACTTATTATTTTAAAAACAAGGATAATCTGACGATCGAAGCCTTTAAGTCGTTTATGGCCTATTATGGTCTCAAAATAGAATCAGAAATTGACCCAATAATGAAAGCCCGGGAAATGATTGACGTTACGTTGAAACATATCCTACCTCCATACCGTGATGACACGGAGCAGAGGATTAATGTTTCGCTGGTGGATGGAATTGAAAAGATGGTTATCCCGCTTGAAGATCAAGCAAGGCTCTTTCTACAGTTTTTCTCAAAAGCCGTCTTGGATCCAAACTTGCAGGAGGTCGTATCCAAAAGCTATTTGGCTGATCTTGAGGGCATAGCAAAGATTTTTGATTACGGGAAAAGGACAGGACAAATGTCTGTAGAGGATTCGCAAAGTGCAGCATATGGGCTGCTAGCGATGGTAGTGGGTCTAAGCTTCTTTCGAGTGGCGAACATACCGCCCAGAAATGTCGATGACAACCGATACATTTGTGAGGATTATGTAAGTAGGTTTACCAACAGTTGA
- a CDS encoding DUF4180 domain-containing protein: MKITKVEAVGENIAVVSSNEILIGDVQSALDLMATVHYETGCDRIIINKSILSESFFDLKTRLAGEILQKFINYRVKVAIVGDFSVYASQSLKAFIYESNNGNDIFFLPTEQQAIEKLSTLK; encoded by the coding sequence ATGAAAATTACGAAGGTAGAAGCAGTCGGGGAAAATATTGCAGTCGTGAGCAGCAACGAGATTTTAATCGGAGATGTTCAGTCAGCATTGGATCTTATGGCAACCGTACATTACGAAACAGGCTGCGATCGCATCATTATAAACAAATCCATACTAAGTGAAAGCTTTTTCGATTTGAAAACACGCCTGGCAGGGGAAATCTTGCAGAAGTTCATCAATTATCGCGTGAAGGTTGCAATCGTTGGAGATTTTTCGGTGTATGCAAGTCAAAGCTTAAAAGCCTTCATCTATGAATCTAACAACGGAAACGATATCTTTTTCTTGCCGACCGAACAACAAGCGATTGAAAAGTTAAGCACGTTGAAGTAA
- a CDS encoding formylglycine-generating enzyme family protein, translated as MVKIPAGEIELRDDRIKATWTTQVNSFLLAPVPVTRELYFSVLQKTVESNDQPQEPVVNVSWNDAISFCNLLSQQSGLQECYSISDDGESVVCDWGADGYRLPTEAEWQYACKAGTGGYRYGELDEIAWYQENSEGMVHEVGNKLPNAWGLYDMLGNVWEWCWDLYDVKVYGSYRVFRGGSWAEEARGCGATCRRRSHPTFRIDDLGFRLARSL; from the coding sequence ATGGTGAAAATTCCTGCGGGTGAAATTGAATTAAGGGATGATCGGATAAAAGCTACGTGGACGACTCAGGTGAATTCTTTTTTGCTAGCACCCGTTCCAGTTACGAGAGAGTTATATTTCTCGGTATTACAAAAGACAGTTGAATCGAATGACCAGCCTCAGGAACCGGTCGTGAATGTCTCGTGGAATGATGCGATCTCGTTTTGTAATTTGCTCTCTCAGCAATCAGGCCTGCAGGAATGTTACTCGATAAGTGATGATGGCGAGAGTGTCGTCTGTGACTGGGGAGCGGACGGCTATCGTCTTCCTACAGAAGCGGAATGGCAGTATGCGTGTAAAGCGGGAACGGGTGGTTATCGGTACGGCGAGCTCGATGAGATAGCTTGGTATCAGGAAAACTCTGAGGGCATGGTACATGAAGTAGGTAATAAGCTGCCGAATGCGTGGGGGCTCTACGATATGTTAGGGAATGTCTGGGAGTGGTGCTGGGATCTATACGATGTAAAAGTATACGGCTCCTACAGAGTTTTCCGCGGTGGTAGCTGGGCCGAAGAGGCTAGGGGCTGTGGAGCAACATGCCGCCGTCGCAGTCACCCTACGTTTCGAATTGATGATCTCGGCTTTCGTCTTGCTAGGTCGCTGTAA
- a CDS encoding DegV family protein has product MKKKIAWVTDSTAFVPDPIMDTHDIFVVPLEVIFEDGAYEDGIDLTPEQLYHKIVQANSTPKTSQPSVGKFVSLYERLQEEYDCAIAVHLSSDLSGTYNASATAAKMVDFPVELVDSKLMSYPITSIILEGIELAEQGKDYQEIALSLREEYKKYENYILVGSLDQFYKGGRVSGLQYFIGNLLQIKPIFQIKDGLFDVYEKVRTEGKAVKRMLEQLDRAKQSYSVKHVQILHGNVLEKALELKETIKSKYSDVEVLIGPISSTIGAHAGMGTLALAWRNE; this is encoded by the coding sequence TTGAAGAAAAAAATTGCCTGGGTTACAGACAGCACCGCATTTGTACCCGATCCGATCATGGATACGCACGACATCTTCGTTGTTCCGCTGGAGGTCATCTTTGAAGATGGCGCATATGAAGACGGCATTGATTTAACTCCTGAACAGCTTTATCACAAAATCGTTCAGGCCAATTCTACTCCCAAAACGTCGCAGCCTTCCGTCGGCAAATTTGTCTCTCTCTACGAGCGATTACAGGAAGAATACGATTGTGCGATCGCTGTCCATCTATCCTCCGATCTGAGCGGAACCTACAACGCGAGTGCTACTGCTGCCAAAATGGTAGACTTCCCGGTCGAACTGGTAGATTCCAAGCTGATGTCCTATCCGATTACCTCGATTATCTTGGAAGGAATCGAGCTGGCCGAGCAGGGAAAAGACTATCAGGAGATCGCACTATCCCTGCGTGAGGAATACAAAAAGTATGAGAACTATATCCTGGTCGGTAGCCTCGACCAGTTTTACAAGGGCGGCCGAGTGAGTGGCCTGCAATATTTTATTGGCAATCTCCTACAGATCAAGCCAATCTTTCAGATCAAGGACGGGCTGTTTGACGTCTATGAAAAGGTTCGTACCGAGGGCAAGGCGGTCAAGAGAATGCTAGAGCAACTAGATCGCGCCAAGCAGAGTTACTCCGTGAAGCATGTGCAGATTTTGCATGGCAATGTGCTAGAGAAAGCGCTTGAGTTGAAAGAGACGATTAAGAGCAAGTATTCCGATGTCGAGGTGTTGATTGGGCCCATTAGCTCTACGATTGGGGCGCATGCGGGGATGGGGACGTTGGCGCTGGCTTGGAGGAATGAGTAG
- a CDS encoding amidohydrolase family protein — protein sequence MKIIDAHMHLSHIEEFKRTAAEKSFVDYSVTGILQEYAENGVVLGIGMGLTETQQDGFPDAEAVTPMGLDLIEELPSQIVYCLGINPFKLDEAAVARMEVDLQKPNVVGLKIYLGYYPFYAYDSVYDPVYALAAKYQVPVVFHSGDTYSERGLLKYSHPLTLDEVAVKHREVSFMMAHFGDPWVLDGAEVVYKNRNMFADLSGLMVGDAANCQRLKDSPLFFAHLRHAITYCDHYDKFLFGTDWPLAPVKPYLQFVQELIPAEYHEDVFYKTALKVFPKIKPLVE from the coding sequence ATGAAAATCATTGATGCGCATATGCATTTATCTCACATCGAAGAGTTCAAGCGGACTGCGGCAGAAAAATCATTTGTCGACTACTCGGTCACTGGCATCTTGCAGGAATATGCAGAAAACGGCGTGGTACTCGGGATCGGCATGGGCTTGACGGAGACACAGCAGGACGGGTTTCCCGATGCGGAGGCGGTCACTCCGATGGGACTCGATCTGATAGAGGAACTCCCCTCGCAGATTGTCTATTGCCTGGGAATCAATCCGTTCAAGCTGGATGAAGCTGCGGTAGCACGAATGGAGGTAGACCTGCAAAAGCCCAACGTGGTCGGATTAAAAATCTATCTGGGCTACTATCCCTTCTATGCCTACGATAGCGTCTACGATCCGGTCTATGCGCTGGCTGCCAAGTACCAGGTGCCTGTTGTTTTCCATTCCGGCGATACGTATTCAGAGCGAGGGCTGTTAAAGTACTCCCATCCCCTCACACTGGACGAAGTGGCAGTGAAGCATCGGGAGGTCAGCTTCATGATGGCCCATTTTGGCGATCCGTGGGTGCTCGATGGAGCGGAGGTCGTTTATAAAAACCGCAACATGTTTGCTGATCTCTCTGGCCTGATGGTAGGAGACGCAGCCAATTGTCAGCGGCTAAAGGACTCCCCCCTCTTCTTCGCCCATCTGCGCCACGCGATTACCTATTGCGATCACTATGACAAGTTTTTGTTTGGAACCGACTGGCCGCTTGCTCCCGTGAAGCCGTATCTCCAGTTCGTCCAAGAGCTGATACCAGCGGAGTATCACGAGGATGTGTTTTACAAGACGGCATTGAAAGTGTTTCCGAAGATCAAGCCGTTGGTAGAATAG
- a CDS encoding GNAT family N-acetyltransferase, producing MESISIVPYRPELAAAVADMWNASRDSWGGGNSITTAEQIRQEEASSDSLAVYLAVEGETVVGYCSLAEYREDIGALYIPLLNVRPEYHGKKVGRLLLARVLEQTIQLSWPRLDLYTWAGNTKAVPLYKKFGFFWEDRDDSTHLMNMIPTVLRTEAIAHYFEEIDWYRDSTREIEIEPDGRKENGFDYFTYSWAKEEKSLRVEFERLGRGMRLIETVDYLLLAEVEKQELVFGREYQIQYRIVNKSGRPLHLSLKGESSETIRFDYQQELDVTGETTLSASFFVDAITEEQSVWRTHPRVCTHLLINGKAALFQVGIIPKFPTTLSMHVPGLTYPGQTTKLYLDMENNFSEEAEFTFELPSRPFLHMYEQRHTLLLRGKERISLPLTADLLEHGFYSLHVQVEAKLADGSSVSFSKKIGAAFTGLGAMLSGDTEQAWQVHHGRHALYLNKDDNEITVASAAGGEPTFIIYPKIGKPYSSEFSKKRAELIEFIMEKGAIGIRATYRSGAFPQIAVIGKTLLFGDGTVEHELELENLSADNLATELWITQGFTPDFQHPILPYQGRYVETSASYGSDLDYWDGEQISENWLFAQGETDPWGMCWPEEYRIDFQSWYVSLETSLGILEPHSKKTFGPFYIMHGGYTDWKEFRAFARREAMPADLSLTPHLALVANKHNPFVSNEEMSVQVKEYKQQYLEGELTASTTSVSTAGQTLHYSEDAEQTESSFSFTTPRSLYELVQVDGRFATHEAHLRSAIFPIGQGKVSLNQTEEEGQQVYIADNGLLRIKAAPYFYPTLYSLSSNGQEWLDSSFPERQPKSWWNPWTGGIGNHVAELSAFSLVKEERTASFVELVDSRQNVWQGIKLSYDVKKQEKYRGLTCHQYYLLLPGVPILCHTVEISQNTGTYFADKSWSTDIFLHSGDADEEVWLKTVGANGEELSYKLAQGELSVLEASDYLVGSASRKDQMQIVTDLDTADLQVYSNKEVAVASVVRELNLPSNSVTFTPPVFFLFADRMIPSDSLSALRAIRFANQRGLPDENH from the coding sequence ATGGAATCAATCTCTATCGTCCCATATCGTCCCGAACTGGCTGCAGCCGTCGCAGATATGTGGAACGCCAGCCGGGATAGCTGGGGAGGCGGAAACTCGATTACAACAGCGGAACAGATCCGACAGGAAGAAGCCAGCTCTGATTCTCTCGCCGTCTACTTGGCAGTGGAAGGTGAAACGGTAGTTGGCTATTGCAGCCTGGCAGAATACCGAGAAGATATCGGAGCTCTCTACATCCCACTCCTCAATGTACGGCCTGAATATCACGGAAAAAAAGTGGGCCGCCTATTGCTTGCACGCGTGCTAGAGCAAACGATCCAGCTCAGCTGGCCGCGACTTGATCTCTATACCTGGGCTGGAAACACAAAGGCGGTTCCGTTGTATAAGAAATTCGGCTTTTTCTGGGAAGACCGGGACGATTCCACTCACCTGATGAACATGATCCCCACGGTATTGCGGACAGAGGCAATCGCCCACTACTTTGAGGAAATTGACTGGTATCGGGACTCTACACGAGAGATTGAGATAGAGCCGGACGGTCGGAAAGAGAACGGCTTTGATTACTTCACCTACTCTTGGGCAAAAGAAGAAAAGAGCTTGCGCGTGGAGTTTGAGCGGCTCGGTCGAGGCATGCGCCTAATCGAGACAGTGGACTATTTGCTGTTGGCCGAAGTGGAAAAGCAAGAGCTAGTCTTTGGTCGGGAATACCAGATTCAGTACAGGATCGTCAACAAATCGGGCAGGCCGCTACACCTTTCCTTGAAGGGAGAATCTAGCGAAACGATCCGCTTTGATTATCAACAGGAGCTGGATGTCACGGGCGAAACCACGCTGTCAGCAAGCTTTTTTGTCGACGCAATCACAGAAGAGCAAAGCGTCTGGCGCACGCATCCTCGTGTCTGCACCCACCTCTTGATTAACGGCAAAGCCGCTCTTTTTCAAGTGGGGATCATCCCCAAGTTTCCCACTACCCTATCTATGCACGTGCCTGGTCTCACATATCCGGGACAGACAACGAAGCTTTATCTCGATATGGAGAACAACTTTTCAGAAGAGGCAGAATTTACGTTCGAGCTACCCTCACGTCCATTTCTCCACATGTACGAGCAGCGCCACACACTTCTGTTGCGTGGCAAAGAACGCATCTCACTCCCCCTCACCGCTGACTTGCTCGAACACGGCTTTTATTCCCTACATGTACAGGTAGAGGCCAAGCTCGCGGATGGCAGCTCTGTATCCTTTTCGAAAAAGATCGGGGCCGCCTTCACAGGACTGGGCGCCATGCTGTCAGGGGATACGGAACAAGCTTGGCAGGTTCACCATGGTCGCCATGCACTCTATTTGAATAAAGACGATAACGAGATCACCGTTGCCAGTGCTGCGGGTGGGGAGCCAACCTTTATCATCTATCCCAAGATCGGCAAACCGTATTCCAGCGAGTTTTCCAAAAAACGTGCCGAGCTAATCGAATTTATCATGGAAAAGGGAGCGATCGGTATCCGCGCCACTTATCGATCTGGTGCATTCCCTCAGATCGCGGTTATCGGAAAGACGCTCCTGTTTGGAGATGGTACCGTAGAGCACGAGTTGGAGCTGGAAAACCTCTCTGCTGACAACCTAGCAACCGAGCTCTGGATTACCCAAGGCTTTACTCCTGATTTTCAGCACCCCATCCTGCCGTACCAAGGCCGTTATGTCGAAACGTCCGCTTCCTACGGCAGTGATCTGGATTATTGGGACGGTGAGCAGATCAGCGAAAACTGGCTGTTTGCGCAGGGAGAAACGGATCCTTGGGGAATGTGCTGGCCTGAGGAGTATCGCATTGATTTTCAATCTTGGTACGTGAGTCTGGAAACCAGTCTCGGCATACTAGAGCCCCATAGCAAAAAAACATTTGGCCCCTTCTACATCATGCATGGAGGCTATACCGACTGGAAGGAGTTCCGTGCATTCGCCAGAAGAGAGGCAATGCCAGCGGACTTGTCCCTGACACCTCATCTGGCTTTGGTTGCCAACAAGCACAATCCGTTTGTCAGTAACGAGGAAATGAGCGTGCAGGTGAAGGAATACAAGCAGCAGTATCTGGAGGGAGAATTGACTGCGTCCACAACGAGCGTGTCTACTGCTGGACAGACACTCCACTACTCAGAGGATGCAGAACAGACGGAATCTAGCTTTTCCTTTACTACCCCAAGAAGTCTATATGAACTCGTACAGGTAGACGGACGATTTGCCACGCATGAGGCTCACTTGCGCAGCGCGATTTTCCCGATTGGACAAGGCAAGGTTTCTCTGAATCAAACAGAGGAAGAGGGACAGCAAGTCTATATCGCCGACAACGGTCTATTGCGGATCAAAGCAGCTCCCTATTTCTATCCGACGCTCTATTCGCTCTCCAGCAATGGTCAGGAGTGGCTGGACAGCTCTTTCCCTGAGCGGCAGCCCAAATCATGGTGGAATCCGTGGACAGGCGGGATCGGTAACCACGTGGCTGAACTGAGCGCATTTTCATTGGTTAAGGAAGAGCGAACAGCCTCCTTTGTCGAGCTGGTAGACAGCCGGCAAAACGTCTGGCAAGGGATCAAGCTAAGCTATGATGTAAAAAAACAGGAAAAGTATCGCGGTCTGACGTGCCATCAGTATTACTTGCTTTTGCCAGGAGTCCCTATCCTCTGCCATACGGTTGAGATCTCCCAAAATACCGGAACGTATTTTGCTGACAAGAGCTGGTCGACTGACATCTTTTTGCATTCAGGAGATGCCGACGAAGAAGTTTGGCTGAAAACCGTCGGAGCGAACGGCGAGGAACTGAGCTACAAGCTGGCACAGGGAGAGTTGTCCGTTCTCGAAGCCTCTGATTACCTTGTCGGCTCAGCTTCTCGGAAGGATCAGATGCAGATCGTTACGGACTTGGACACAGCAGATCTGCAAGTCTACTCCAACAAGGAAGTGGCTGTCGCCTCTGTCGTACGCGAGCTGAATCTGCCAAGCAACAGTGTCACCTTTACCCCACCCGTCTTTTTCCTGTTTGCTGACAGGATGATTCCGTCTGATTCCTTGTCTGCCTTACGGGCCATACGCTTTGCCAACCAAAGGGGGCTACCGGATGAAAATCATTGA
- the tyrS gene encoding tyrosine--tRNA ligase gives MNIIDELEWRDAINQQTDAEGLRELTNQKAISVYCGVDPTGDSMHIGHLIPFMVLKRFQLAGHRPVILIGGATGTIGDPSGRQSERSLQTLEQVQENVDALTAQMKKLFVTEGDNQIRMVNNYDWTHKINVIEFLRDYGKNFSINSMLAKDVVASRLDSGISFTEFSYQILQSLDYLHLYQHEDVQLQVGGSDQWGNITSGLELIRKKEGHEAKAFGLTIPLMLKSDGTKFGKTAGGAIWLDPNKTTPFEFYQFWANTDDRDVVKYLKYFTFLSKEQVDELAEKVQTEPHKREAQKMLAEEMTRFVHGEEMLDQAKRITAALFTGDIKSLTADEIEQGFKEMPTFEATKESKNIVDWLVDLGIEPSKRQAREDINNGAISMNGERVSDLGLEVTADLAIGGRFIIIRKGKKNYSLVKMS, from the coding sequence GTGAACATTATCGACGAGCTTGAATGGCGCGATGCCATCAATCAACAAACGGATGCAGAAGGTCTTCGTGAATTGACGAATCAAAAGGCGATTTCGGTATACTGTGGCGTAGACCCGACTGGCGACAGTATGCATATCGGTCACTTGATTCCTTTTATGGTATTGAAACGCTTCCAACTCGCCGGCCATCGTCCTGTCATTCTGATTGGCGGCGCAACGGGTACGATCGGCGATCCAAGCGGGCGTCAATCAGAGCGATCCTTGCAAACGCTCGAACAAGTCCAGGAGAATGTGGACGCACTGACCGCGCAAATGAAAAAGCTGTTCGTGACTGAAGGCGATAACCAAATCCGCATGGTCAACAATTACGATTGGACACATAAAATCAACGTGATCGAATTTTTACGGGATTACGGTAAAAACTTCAGTATCAATTCGATGCTGGCCAAAGACGTCGTAGCGAGCAGACTCGACAGCGGTATTTCCTTTACCGAATTCTCCTACCAAATCCTGCAGTCGCTAGACTACCTGCATCTATACCAGCATGAAGACGTACAGCTGCAAGTAGGCGGCTCAGACCAATGGGGTAACATTACGAGCGGTCTGGAATTGATTCGGAAAAAAGAAGGACACGAGGCAAAAGCATTCGGACTCACGATTCCTCTGATGTTAAAATCCGATGGTACGAAATTTGGGAAAACAGCTGGAGGCGCGATCTGGCTGGATCCGAACAAAACAACGCCATTCGAGTTCTATCAGTTCTGGGCGAACACCGATGACCGCGATGTCGTGAAATACTTGAAATACTTTACATTCCTCTCCAAAGAGCAAGTTGACGAGCTGGCTGAAAAGGTACAGACCGAGCCACATAAACGCGAAGCGCAAAAAATGCTGGCTGAGGAAATGACGAGATTCGTACACGGTGAGGAAATGCTGGATCAAGCCAAACGCATTACCGCTGCTTTGTTCACCGGTGACATTAAATCGTTGACGGCTGATGAGATCGAGCAAGGCTTTAAAGAGATGCCGACTTTTGAAGCGACGAAGGAATCGAAAAATATCGTCGACTGGCTTGTTGATCTGGGCATCGAGCCATCCAAGCGTCAGGCGCGCGAGGATATTAACAATGGCGCGATTTCCATGAACGGTGAGCGAGTAAGCGACCTGGGACTCGAAGTGACAGCCGACTTAGCCATTGGCGGACGGTTTATCATTATCCGCAAAGGAAAGAAAAATTACAGCTTGGTGAAAATGTCCTAG
- a CDS encoding DUF2798 domain-containing protein — protein MKINKKYENIVFTFLMAFGMSCFISFFMMLITLGFSHFVFLNWLKSWGIAFLFAFPAAYFFPRVIRKVMRTITFVESD, from the coding sequence TTGAAGATCAACAAAAAGTATGAGAACATCGTGTTTACGTTTTTAATGGCTTTTGGCATGTCTTGCTTCATTTCTTTCTTCATGATGCTGATTACCCTTGGATTTAGCCATTTTGTATTCCTAAACTGGTTGAAATCATGGGGAATTGCCTTTTTGTTCGCGTTTCCTGCCGCTTACTTTTTCCCGAGAGTCATTCGGAAAGTAATGAGAACAATCACATTTGTTGAAAGTGATTGA
- a CDS encoding LysR family transcriptional regulator, with the protein MELRHLVTFKTISDLGGFTKAAENLGYAQSTVTMHIQALEEEVGAPLFDRLGKKVVLTQTGEQFMPYAIEMLTLYANAKNYYMASPHPSGTLTIAAPESLTVYRLPTIIKEYVHLYPQVQLILKPSYSNAEALRLLRTGEYDMVFMLEKEWTESDLFVEKLIQEPMLLIAPPHFQSYPWPQLLEAISNSTFLSTQQGCSYRKLFDSYLQEQGVSPKTSLEFWSIEAIKQSVMCGLGFSILPYFSAISEMNEKKLAGAVWEQGTTVFTSLAFHKSKWQSPAFKMFLELVRKHSSVWEKQQS; encoded by the coding sequence ATGGAGCTTCGGCATCTTGTTACTTTTAAAACCATATCCGATTTAGGCGGCTTTACAAAAGCAGCTGAGAATCTCGGATACGCTCAATCCACAGTAACTATGCACATTCAAGCACTCGAAGAAGAGGTTGGAGCCCCCTTATTTGACCGGTTGGGGAAAAAAGTCGTTTTGACTCAAACTGGCGAGCAATTCATGCCCTACGCAATTGAAATGCTAACCTTATACGCGAATGCAAAAAATTATTATATGGCAAGTCCTCACCCCAGCGGAACCTTAACAATTGCCGCTCCCGAATCGTTAACCGTGTATCGATTGCCGACAATCATAAAGGAATACGTTCATTTATACCCTCAAGTACAGCTCATTTTGAAACCCTCCTATTCCAATGCTGAGGCACTCAGACTCTTGCGTACTGGTGAATATGACATGGTTTTTATGTTGGAGAAAGAATGGACCGAGTCTGACTTGTTTGTAGAAAAGCTGATACAGGAACCTATGCTCTTGATAGCCCCTCCGCATTTCCAATCCTATCCATGGCCTCAACTGCTGGAAGCCATTTCAAATTCTACCTTTTTATCGACACAGCAAGGCTGTAGCTATCGGAAGCTCTTCGACTCCTATTTGCAAGAACAAGGTGTCTCACCAAAAACGTCTTTAGAGTTCTGGAGCATTGAGGCCATTAAACAAAGCGTGATGTGCGGATTGGGCTTTTCGATCTTGCCGTATTTTTCAGCCATTTCGGAAATGAACGAAAAAAAATTAGCAGGAGCTGTTTGGGAACAGGGAACAACGGTATTTACATCACTCGCCTTTCATAAGAGCAAGTGGCAATCCCCTGCTTTTAAAATGTTTCTAGAGCTTGTACGGAAGCACTCCTCTGTATGGGAAAAGCAGCAGTCGTAA